A genomic window from Candidatus Bathyarchaeota archaeon includes:
- a CDS encoding amino acid permease, whose translation MRPGNNPEKIDGVQLRRALGLRETVALGVGGTIGGGIFVLIGAAAGYAGPAVLLSFVLAFLAALFIALPYAELACRYPIAGGGYAFTRAVLGRNWGFLMGWGYWGAYIFASGYVTLGFGGYLNIITGIPVVYGALALITVSTAINLVGVRISGRVQTSIVLLAIGALLGFAVTGLPHVQLGNLSPFFPQGANGVIAATLLAFLAFGGFDMVAAAGEEVTKPERNLPVAILLTLGSVLGLYLLVTFVAVGVLSWNQLGVSHAPLSSAASRFLGSVNGPKLIALAAVFTTAATSNAVLVVSSRIAFAMARDGLLPKVLSHVHKSTSVPWIAVLLNGALLAIVALMGSIAFAAAAGGFLYVLNFLFPLVAFVALRHRNGGRKPSFCTPLPHLVLPLAFASTLVLLIATGKTGILAGLTWLSIGLVVYLTARGLKKSFKNH comes from the coding sequence ATGAGACCAGGGAATAACCCAGAGAAGATCGATGGAGTTCAATTGCGCCGTGCTTTAGGGCTCCGCGAAACAGTGGCGTTGGGAGTTGGGGGCACGATAGGCGGAGGGATTTTCGTTCTCATAGGCGCAGCCGCAGGATACGCCGGTCCGGCTGTACTCTTGTCTTTCGTTCTTGCCTTTCTCGCTGCCCTGTTCATTGCATTACCATACGCTGAGTTAGCATGCCGCTATCCAATTGCTGGCGGCGGCTACGCTTTCACACGCGCAGTCTTAGGACGTAATTGGGGGTTCCTAATGGGTTGGGGCTACTGGGGCGCATACATCTTCGCAAGTGGATACGTAACTCTTGGCTTCGGAGGGTACCTAAATATAATTACAGGAATCCCAGTCGTCTACGGTGCGTTAGCACTTATAACCGTTAGCACAGCGATCAATCTTGTGGGTGTTCGTATTTCTGGCAGAGTACAGACTAGCATCGTATTACTGGCAATAGGAGCCTTACTTGGCTTCGCGGTGACAGGTCTACCCCATGTGCAATTGGGCAATCTCTCACCCTTCTTTCCCCAAGGAGCCAACGGCGTAATAGCCGCAACATTACTCGCTTTCCTTGCATTCGGGGGTTTCGACATGGTGGCGGCTGCTGGTGAGGAAGTTACTAAACCTGAGCGTAATCTCCCTGTAGCGATTCTTCTTACATTAGGTTCTGTACTAGGTCTATATCTACTTGTAACATTCGTGGCAGTTGGTGTCCTATCATGGAATCAACTCGGCGTGTCGCATGCACCGCTTTCTAGCGCGGCGTCCCGTTTTCTCGGTTCGGTAAATGGCCCTAAGTTAATCGCGTTAGCTGCGGTTTTCACAACAGCGGCAACCAGTAATGCAGTGCTTGTTGTTTCCTCAAGGATAGCCTTTGCTATGGCCCGTGATGGCTTACTCCCAAAAGTTCTCTCGCATGTTCATAAGTCGACTAGTGTACCGTGGATAGCGGTTCTCTTAAATGGGGCTTTACTTGCAATTGTCGCACTTATGGGATCAATAGCATTTGCCGCCGCTGCAGGCGGCTTTCTCTACGTACTAAACTTCCTTTTTCCATTAGTTGCCTTTGTGGCACTGCGACATCGTAATGGTGGAAGGAAGCCATCCTTCTGCACGCCCTTACCGCACCTCGTGCTTCCACTAGCTTTCGCCTCCACTTTAGTTCTCCTAATCGCAACTGGAAAGACCGGTATACTAGCTGGTCTAACTTGGCTGAGCATCGGTTTAGTTGTTTACTTGACTGCACGGGGGCTTAAGAAGAGCTTCAAGAATCATTAA
- a CDS encoding DUF1844 domain-containing protein, whose protein sequence is MGEETKESMEKLPIFDITSLDTYTLLGLFISILSAQAWQHMGLRVKPGTDQIVKDFDRARTAIDCISFLIDKLEPHVSEHEKSKLRSLLTDLQINFARLSKE, encoded by the coding sequence ATGGGGGAGGAAACGAAGGAAAGTATGGAAAAATTGCCCATTTTCGATATAACCTCACTCGACACCTATACACTGTTGGGCTTATTCATCAGCATATTGAGTGCTCAGGCATGGCAGCATATGGGGTTAAGAGTTAAACCCGGAACCGACCAAATAGTGAAGGATTTTGACAGGGCGAGAACAGCGATTGATTGCATATCCTTCCTCATCGATAAGCTCGAACCCCACGTCTCTGAACATGAAAAAAGTAAACTCAGAAGCCTACTAACAGACCTCCAAATAAACTTTGCAAGGCTAAGTAAAGAGTGA
- a CDS encoding PadR family transcriptional regulator, giving the protein MNSMAEMREQCPPECCDMRGMLSFMILWLLTKKPMHGQKIAGEIAKRRGIKPTPGTIYPALRDLSKRGLIRREKKGRTIVYSLTEKGKEGIDRACRYFCRAFAEIFEEYK; this is encoded by the coding sequence ATGAATTCAATGGCCGAAATGAGAGAACAGTGTCCACCAGAATGTTGCGATATGCGCGGCATGCTTTCCTTTATGATACTTTGGTTGCTGACAAAGAAACCAATGCATGGACAGAAAATAGCCGGGGAAATAGCTAAGAGGAGAGGCATTAAACCGACTCCAGGAACAATTTATCCAGCCTTAAGGGATCTGAGCAAAAGAGGCTTGATAAGAAGGGAAAAGAAGGGAAGAACAATCGTTTACAGCTTAACTGAAAAGGGAAAGGAAGGTATAGATAGAGCTTGTCGGTACTTCTGCAGGGCTTTCGCAGAGATATTTGAAGAATACAAATAA
- the arsM gene encoding arsenite methyltransferase, with the protein MTEEAVKEIVKKTYARVATSSCDCCGTICCNVPFKGGGNTLARMLGYDVKNMPEPVIKSFAGCGNPVALSDIKQGETVLDLGSGAGLDAFIVAQKVGDSGKVIGLDITPEMIKKANENACKLGLKNVEFMLGDIEAIPIKDESIDVIISNCVINLIPDKYKAFKEAYKVLKPNGRMFISDMVINGKLPDEVRESIEAYTACIGGALEEQEYIQKMKDAGFVDVEIIDKVKIMAGCAASARIKAYKHEKSTSALPLKSKNPVD; encoded by the coding sequence ATGACCGAAGAAGCGGTAAAGGAAATAGTAAAGAAGACCTATGCAAGAGTTGCAACTTCTTCATGTGATTGCTGTGGTACCATATGTTGCAATGTTCCCTTTAAAGGCGGAGGCAATACTCTGGCGAGGATGTTGGGATACGATGTAAAAAACATGCCAGAGCCGGTTATAAAATCATTTGCTGGGTGCGGTAACCCTGTTGCCTTGTCAGACATAAAACAGGGAGAAACTGTTCTGGATCTTGGGTCTGGTGCTGGCTTGGATGCCTTTATAGTTGCTCAGAAAGTAGGGGATAGCGGAAAGGTAATCGGACTTGACATTACGCCAGAAATGATAAAAAAGGCAAATGAAAATGCATGCAAGCTTGGATTAAAAAATGTAGAATTTATGTTGGGCGATATAGAGGCTATACCGATTAAGGATGAATCAATAGATGTGATAATTAGTAATTGCGTAATAAACCTGATCCCAGACAAATATAAAGCATTTAAGGAAGCGTACAAGGTGCTCAAGCCAAATGGAAGGATGTTTATATCTGATATGGTTATCAACGGCAAATTACCCGATGAAGTTAGAGAATCAATTGAAGCATATACAGCATGTATAGGCGGCGCGTTGGAAGAGCAGGAGTATATTCAAAAAATGAAAGATGCTGGCTTCGTAGATGTAGAGATTATCGATAAAGTAAAAATTATGGCAGGTTGTGCTGCTAGCGCTAGAATTAAAGCCTATAAGCATGAAAAGAGTACTTCAGCTTTGCCCTTAAAAAGTAAAAATCCTGTTGACTAG
- a CDS encoding MFS transporter has translation MRYKWTVLTVTTVGVLMAGIDSRILLIGFPQVASALGADVEQAVWFTQAYVLGSTVALLLIGRITDIVGRVKVYTSGFTIFTIGSALTSLAHTPLQAILFRGIQGLGAAILFTNSVAMIVDATSKGERGFALGINQLAFRFGAMTGLTISGVILSLLDWRALFYINVPIGIFGTFWAHCRLREIASLERGAPIDWAGFAAFTISITSLLLALTFAAYGVAEQITAYELLVVSVISLGIFVVYERRSKYPLLDLSLLRIREFSGGIIAQLLNTIAWGAVLLLLSFYFQLVLGLAPLEAGVRIIPFEIAFLATGPVSGKLSDRFGHLPFTTSGLALTSISLYLFSTADEFTPYSHLVIYMMLLGTGLGMFVSPNISSIMSSVPAHRAGIASAFRAVLFNVGFTISLNLAVLVMTFTIPYTLVTKIISSTVIIPEVDRVLFLRALKNTYLWLALLNTLAIPPSMLRGTT, from the coding sequence ATGCGGTATAAGTGGACTGTGTTAACAGTAACTACTGTCGGGGTTCTGATGGCGGGTATAGACTCGAGAATACTTCTAATTGGCTTCCCTCAAGTAGCTTCAGCCCTCGGAGCGGATGTCGAACAAGCAGTCTGGTTTACCCAGGCATATGTTCTCGGAAGTACGGTTGCTCTGCTTCTTATAGGTAGAATTACGGATATAGTGGGGAGGGTGAAGGTCTACACAAGTGGCTTCACGATTTTCACGATTGGATCCGCGCTGACGAGTTTAGCGCACACACCACTTCAAGCCATCTTATTTAGAGGTATACAAGGACTGGGCGCTGCTATACTTTTCACCAATAGCGTAGCCATGATAGTGGATGCAACTTCCAAAGGTGAACGTGGGTTCGCGCTCGGTATAAACCAGCTTGCCTTCAGGTTCGGCGCTATGACTGGGCTAACAATAAGTGGGGTAATTCTCTCCCTCCTCGATTGGAGGGCGCTTTTCTATATTAACGTGCCGATAGGGATCTTCGGAACCTTCTGGGCGCATTGCAGGCTTAGGGAGATCGCGAGCTTGGAAAGGGGAGCCCCCATAGATTGGGCGGGATTTGCAGCTTTCACGATCTCAATAACAAGTCTTCTTTTAGCACTCACTTTTGCTGCTTATGGTGTAGCAGAGCAGATAACAGCTTATGAACTTCTCGTCGTTAGCGTAATAAGTTTAGGAATCTTTGTAGTCTATGAAAGACGGTCCAAGTATCCTCTGCTCGATCTCAGCCTCCTTAGGATAAGAGAGTTTAGTGGCGGTATCATTGCCCAACTGCTAAACACAATAGCGTGGGGCGCAGTTCTGCTCTTGCTCAGTTTTTACTTCCAGCTGGTTCTTGGATTAGCTCCATTAGAGGCGGGTGTAAGGATCATACCGTTTGAAATCGCATTTCTTGCAACTGGCCCAGTGAGCGGGAAGCTTTCTGACAGATTTGGGCATCTCCCATTTACGACCTCAGGGCTTGCTTTGACAAGTATCTCGCTATACCTCTTCTCAACGGCGGATGAGTTTACACCATATTCGCATCTCGTCATTTACATGATGCTCCTTGGTACCGGCTTAGGTATGTTTGTTTCCCCTAATATTAGCTCGATCATGAGTTCTGTTCCAGCTCATCGGGCAGGGATTGCCTCCGCGTTTAGAGCTGTACTTTTTAATGTGGGTTTCACGATAAGCCTTAACCTCGCTGTATTGGTAATGACCTTTACCATACCCTATACGCTGGTAACAAAAATAATATCATCTACCGTTATTATTCCAGAAGTTGATAGGGTGCTTTTCTTAAGAGCGTTAAAGAACACGTACTTATGGCTAGCGTTATTGAATACTTTAGCTATCCCTCCATCCATGCTCAGAGGGACTACTTAG
- a CDS encoding flavin reductase family protein, whose amino-acid sequence MSARISRIIYPRPTVLITTCNKNGRPNVAAFSFLMPISFEPKYVAFSVAPTRYTFSNLKEVDEFVVNVPTEDMLNEIWVCGTKSGKDVDKFDFAGLETVKSVKVRPPRIKKCPAQLECKVELLKGFGDHYLVVGKVLEEHISERGFKPILHYSGNEFYKLGEKIKS is encoded by the coding sequence GTGTCTGCGAGGATCAGCAGAATTATTTACCCTAGACCTACAGTTCTAATAACCACATGCAATAAAAATGGGAGGCCAAACGTTGCAGCTTTCTCCTTTTTGATGCCCATAAGTTTTGAGCCGAAATATGTGGCTTTTTCCGTGGCTCCGACAAGGTATACCTTCAGCAATCTGAAGGAAGTTGATGAGTTTGTTGTGAACGTGCCTACTGAGGATATGCTTAATGAAATATGGGTTTGTGGGACGAAATCTGGAAAAGATGTGGACAAGTTTGACTTTGCTGGGCTCGAAACTGTTAAAAGCGTGAAGGTTCGTCCGCCTCGGATAAAAAAGTGTCCAGCCCAACTGGAATGCAAAGTTGAGCTCCTAAAAGGCTTTGGAGACCATTACCTAGTCGTTGGTAAAGTGTTAGAAGAGCACATAAGTGAAAGAGGATTTAAACCAATTTTACACTACTCAGGTAACGAGTTCTATAAGCTTGGAGAAAAAATAAAGAGCTGA
- the thyX gene encoding FAD-dependent thymidylate synthase: MKVELVRYTSNPKQLIKDAVSITTMVEAHDKIVKRLIKAGAESPLEHVVFTFKVSEVSRALTHQLVRHRIASYTQESQRYVKYDGGFGYVIPPEIQQNQELLDLFKNHMAECSRVYGLLRAAGITPEDARFVLPSASHTTIYITMNVRSLRNFFKVRLHPSAQWEIRKLAHKMLKLCKEILPDAFYDITEEE, from the coding sequence TTGAAGGTTGAACTTGTGAGGTATACATCTAACCCTAAACAACTTATCAAGGATGCAGTAAGCATAACGACGATGGTTGAAGCTCATGATAAGATTGTTAAGCGACTGATAAAGGCTGGAGCTGAATCTCCACTGGAGCATGTTGTTTTCACCTTCAAAGTTTCCGAGGTGAGTCGTGCTTTAACGCATCAGCTGGTGCGCCATAGAATAGCAAGTTACACTCAGGAATCCCAGCGGTATGTCAAGTATGATGGGGGCTTTGGATACGTTATACCTCCGGAAATACAGCAAAACCAAGAACTCCTAGATCTATTCAAAAACCATATGGCTGAGTGTTCACGAGTGTATGGCTTGCTCAGGGCAGCTGGAATCACCCCAGAAGATGCCCGTTTTGTCCTTCCTAGCGCCAGTCATACGACAATCTATATTACTATGAACGTTAGAAGTCTGAGGAATTTCTTCAAAGTTCGTCTCCATCCCTCGGCCCAATGGGAAATCAGAAAACTCGCCCATAAGATGCTAAAACTCTGCAAAGAAATCTTACCAGATGCATTTTATGACATAACCGAAGAAGAATAA
- a CDS encoding type II toxin-antitoxin system VapC family toxin encodes MKYLLDASALLPLVTRRGKRLIVEASRENLVTTDLAIYEACNSLWKLATLLKSISLEDAGDVAITLKDLAMRSVIQSVNFTKLDFSHTLKRAHKEQLTFYDTSYIVAAESTEAILVTEDEKLLKAASKFVKTITYTDLESKLAQNNH; translated from the coding sequence GTGAAGTATCTTCTGGACGCATCAGCACTCCTACCACTAGTTACTAGGCGAGGCAAACGGTTAATAGTTGAGGCATCACGCGAAAATTTAGTTACAACAGACCTCGCGATATATGAAGCCTGTAACAGCCTATGGAAGCTTGCAACATTATTGAAGTCCATATCCCTAGAAGACGCTGGTGATGTTGCCATCACGCTTAAAGACTTAGCCATGAGAAGCGTGATTCAATCAGTAAATTTCACTAAGCTAGATTTTTCCCACACACTCAAAAGAGCCCACAAAGAACAACTAACATTTTACGACACTTCCTATATCGTAGCCGCCGAGAGCACCGAAGCTATCCTAGTAACAGAAGACGAAAAGCTATTGAAAGCAGCAAGCAAATTCGTGAAGACGATAACCTACACAGACCTTGAAAGCAAACTAGCTCAAAATAACCATTGA
- a CDS encoding MGMT family protein, protein MVYRRKSWQEKLADDKGLPKVVKITGKMSKRWGTGTCVIPAPREVDEIMKNVPKGKLITINQIREKLAKKYNATIGCPITTGIFVMISAHAAEEARVEGKKDITPYWRTLKGGGEINPKYPGGIEMQKELLEKEGHKIIQIGKKFVIKDFEKSLIKI, encoded by the coding sequence ATGGTTTATAGACGTAAATCTTGGCAAGAAAAACTAGCAGATGATAAAGGATTGCCGAAAGTTGTGAAAATTACCGGCAAAATGAGCAAGAGATGGGGAACCGGAACATGTGTTATCCCAGCTCCTAGAGAAGTTGATGAAATTATGAAAAACGTTCCAAAAGGTAAATTAATTACGATAAATCAAATTCGTGAAAAACTTGCGAAAAAATATAATGCTACAATAGGTTGTCCAATAACTACTGGAATTTTTGTTATGATCTCAGCCCATGCAGCAGAGGAAGCCAGAGTTGAAGGGAAGAAGGACATTACTCCTTATTGGAGAACGTTAAAAGGAGGGGGAGAAATAAACCCAAAATATCCTGGTGGAATAGAGATGCAAAAGGAACTTTTAGAAAAAGAAGGACATAAGATAATTCAAATAGGTAAAAAATTTGTCATTAAGGACTTTGAAAAATCTTTAATTAAAATATAA
- a CDS encoding YIP1 family protein, with translation MPYCTKCGAELPSDATFCPKCGVPVTPPTPAPAAAPPPKTPFTGRMIRAMKLDSALYEEVEIDPVASRQVFMVIVLTSICSSIGSGLLAVLTGEQLSGVLTGFIGGFIVTIIGLIIWSYLVYIIGTKLFGGKATPQETWRCAGFAYSPGVISIIPGIGAVIAAIWIIVAQIVAARQALDITTGKSVATCIISFIPYAILYSIVAAAIAILI, from the coding sequence ATGCCGTATTGTACTAAATGTGGAGCTGAACTTCCAAGTGATGCAACGTTTTGTCCTAAGTGTGGGGTCCCTGTTACTCCGCCAACTCCAGCCCCAGCAGCCGCACCGCCGCCTAAAACCCCATTTACCGGTAGGATGATCCGGGCGATGAAACTTGATTCTGCTCTATACGAAGAGGTGGAGATCGATCCTGTGGCAAGTAGGCAAGTGTTCATGGTAATCGTACTAACAAGCATTTGCAGTAGCATTGGCTCAGGGCTCTTAGCTGTGCTAACAGGCGAACAACTTAGTGGAGTTCTCACAGGCTTCATTGGAGGCTTTATCGTAACCATTATTGGCTTAATCATCTGGTCTTACTTGGTCTATATAATTGGAACCAAACTTTTCGGAGGAAAGGCAACTCCCCAAGAAACGTGGCGCTGTGCTGGTTTCGCCTATTCACCAGGCGTAATAAGCATCATTCCAGGAATCGGTGCCGTAATTGCAGCTATCTGGATAATCGTTGCCCAAATCGTAGCTGCGAGGCAAGCCCTTGACATCACCACCGGAAAATCCGTCGCCACCTGCATAATCAGCTTTATTCCCTACGCAATTCTATATTCAATCGTAGCCGCAGCAATTGCGATATTGATCTAA
- a CDS encoding nitrilase, which translates to MVAIPNYTACCIQTATVNATNKATVKKNLDRALDLAFFATLYGDYGEPVKLLVYPEFFIHGVPFVKSPQEYIDAGIFCTIPGEETDLITSKAKELNVYIVAGSLLEYDPEWPKHVFNTACIIGPNGILTKYRKVNPWLPLEMFQSPHSLEGYKGELFPVADTPIGKIGVAICYDWLFPEVLRELATKGAEILAKVSAYMDPWGANEPTPWWDVINRARAIENVAYVVAANVGSSLADFAPFSWPGHSQIIDYHGRRIAMAPGSGEAIVYGPINIEALRNFRKTAIGHNMLAHLRSEAYTYLQKSYYPPGTLTNVETTQAVLREVVKNTIKAVYG; encoded by the coding sequence ATGGTCGCTATACCTAATTACACAGCCTGTTGTATACAAACCGCTACCGTTAACGCTACCAATAAGGCGACAGTAAAGAAAAACCTCGACAGGGCATTGGACCTTGCTTTCTTTGCAACTCTCTATGGTGACTACGGCGAACCTGTCAAACTCCTAGTTTACCCTGAGTTCTTTATCCACGGTGTTCCTTTCGTAAAATCTCCACAAGAATACATAGACGCTGGCATTTTCTGCACAATTCCGGGTGAGGAGACCGACCTCATAACCAGTAAGGCGAAAGAGCTCAATGTCTATATTGTAGCGGGAAGTCTTTTGGAATATGATCCAGAATGGCCTAAGCACGTCTTCAACACGGCGTGTATTATTGGTCCTAACGGGATCTTGACCAAATACCGTAAAGTCAATCCGTGGCTTCCATTGGAAATGTTCCAAAGTCCCCACTCCTTAGAGGGCTACAAAGGAGAGTTATTCCCTGTAGCCGACACGCCAATTGGAAAAATTGGCGTAGCAATATGCTATGATTGGCTTTTCCCTGAAGTCCTAAGGGAGTTAGCTACGAAGGGCGCTGAAATCCTAGCGAAAGTTTCGGCCTACATGGATCCCTGGGGCGCCAACGAACCAACGCCGTGGTGGGACGTTATTAACAGAGCTAGGGCAATAGAGAATGTTGCATATGTGGTTGCTGCAAACGTTGGCTCTTCTTTAGCTGACTTTGCGCCGTTCTCTTGGCCTGGTCATAGCCAAATTATAGACTACCATGGCAGGAGGATAGCCATGGCCCCAGGCTCCGGAGAAGCCATAGTTTACGGTCCTATAAATATTGAAGCTCTAAGAAACTTTAGAAAGACCGCTATTGGACATAACATGCTAGCACATCTTCGCAGTGAGGCGTACACATACCTCCAGAAGTCTTACTACCCACCAGGCACTTTAACGAACGTCGAAACAACGCAAGCGGTGCTCAGAGAGGTAGTCAAAAACACGATAAAGGCTGTATATGGCTAA
- a CDS encoding FprA family A-type flavoprotein, which translates to MKALAKVIVIYESKYGNTKLVAEKIIEGMKRVKGVETVLCEVREVDLHQIPSYDAILIGSPNHIGGPTRSIKKFIDKLGKLNLDEKWFAVFDTYLGKDFEKAVKKMEDEISEKAPGMKKIVPGLSIRVQGIKGPIVEGELSKCNEFGEKIATILKT; encoded by the coding sequence GTGAAAGCATTGGCGAAAGTCATCGTTATTTATGAGTCAAAGTATGGTAACACCAAACTTGTAGCGGAAAAGATCATAGAAGGAATGAAGCGAGTTAAAGGAGTCGAAACAGTCCTTTGTGAGGTCAGAGAAGTTGACCTACACCAGATACCCAGTTATGATGCAATTTTGATTGGCTCCCCAAATCATATTGGTGGGCCGACTCGAAGCATCAAGAAGTTTATCGATAAGCTTGGGAAACTCAATTTAGATGAAAAATGGTTCGCCGTTTTTGATACATATCTCGGCAAAGACTTTGAAAAAGCGGTAAAAAAGATGGAAGATGAAATAAGCGAGAAGGCTCCGGGAATGAAAAAGATAGTTCCTGGATTATCGATAAGAGTTCAAGGGATAAAAGGCCCTATCGTGGAAGGAGAGCTTTCTAAATGCAACGAGTTCGGAGAGAAAATAGCAACTATACTTAAAACATAA
- a CDS encoding amidohydrolase family protein → MSKEYVVKIAPLPDMLAAIRAGKLHYPPNIYKPTGRIVIKGGKVVDPASKLEAVKDIATIGGRIEAVKDEITPEKGDAIISAEGLLVVPGLFDVHMHTYDLFEVTSAPAYSAVGHGDTSTLSPGAGNTLMAPSLLGAEIDRGIPLSIGVFIGAPAILAPKATVEEKISFFKGEMDEEEAGLKITRNRIVNRTAPLAVGIKDHMGHFILSDEGLDAVIEIADKSGMYFMSHTQCPNHAARVVDIAGTRPVHLGHSTAVAFGSHGDPVENMEQIVEFAKKPNVSAEFVSSHLVASRGLRDAVFISKEAQEVAYDALKKGIVNVVISDGEADATMKGFGDTRDNIPALLELVDKGVLSLSGAIATMTSNPARLLAERTKQDWWLKEIGTLAVGARANVTIIDPVRRYAAFTIVNGQIAGFDGRAIRRGNAAGAWITRHGIIERTGVGDFVIFTYKDASA, encoded by the coding sequence TTGTCAAAGGAATATGTAGTTAAGATAGCTCCTTTGCCTGATATGCTTGCAGCTATAAGAGCAGGTAAGCTACATTATCCTCCGAATATCTACAAGCCGACCGGTAGGATAGTAATAAAAGGTGGAAAAGTCGTTGACCCTGCAAGCAAATTGGAGGCAGTTAAAGACATAGCCACAATTGGAGGCAGAATAGAGGCTGTTAAAGATGAAATAACCCCTGAAAAGGGTGACGCAATTATATCAGCTGAAGGTCTGCTCGTGGTGCCGGGTCTGTTCGATGTACACATGCACACATATGACCTCTTTGAAGTTACGAGTGCACCAGCGTACTCAGCGGTAGGCCATGGAGACACGTCTACGCTATCCCCAGGCGCGGGAAACACTCTTATGGCGCCATCTTTACTTGGAGCGGAAATCGATCGTGGTATACCTTTAAGCATAGGGGTTTTCATAGGTGCGCCGGCGATTCTGGCGCCTAAAGCAACTGTTGAAGAGAAGATAAGTTTCTTCAAAGGGGAGATGGATGAGGAAGAGGCGGGGCTTAAGATCACGAGAAACAGAATAGTTAATCGCACAGCACCTCTGGCAGTAGGCATAAAAGATCACATGGGGCACTTCATATTAAGCGATGAAGGCTTGGATGCGGTAATCGAAATAGCTGATAAATCAGGAATGTACTTCATGTCGCACACGCAATGCCCAAACCACGCCGCAAGAGTTGTGGATATTGCAGGTACGCGTCCTGTCCACCTAGGTCATTCTACCGCTGTTGCTTTCGGTTCCCATGGAGATCCTGTGGAAAACATGGAACAGATAGTTGAGTTTGCCAAAAAGCCAAACGTATCCGCCGAGTTTGTAAGCAGTCATTTGGTAGCAAGCAGAGGTTTACGAGATGCGGTGTTCATTTCCAAAGAGGCGCAGGAAGTAGCCTACGATGCCCTGAAGAAGGGTATAGTGAACGTAGTGATATCTGATGGAGAGGCTGATGCTACAATGAAAGGCTTTGGTGATACTCGGGATAATATACCCGCATTGTTGGAATTGGTGGATAAAGGAGTGTTAAGCCTTTCTGGTGCCATAGCTACGATGACCTCCAATCCGGCGAGGTTACTTGCAGAGAGAACAAAACAAGATTGGTGGTTAAAAGAAATCGGAACCCTCGCGGTAGGTGCTAGAGCAAATGTTACGATTATCGACCCCGTGAGAAGATACGCAGCCTTCACTATTGTAAATGGGCAAATAGCAGGCTTTGATGGGAGAGCCATACGAAGAGGTAACGCTGCTGGAGCATGGATTACTCGACATGGCATAATCGAGAGAACCGGGGTCGGCGACTTCGTCATATTCACGTATAAAGATGCGTCAGCCTGA